From a region of the Pukyongiella litopenaei genome:
- a CDS encoding P-II family nitrogen regulator, with protein MKQIIATIKPFKLDEVREALTEIGLRGMMVTEIKGFGSQSGHTEIYRGAEYQVNFVPKIKLELVVPDDQAEEMVETIARSAQTGKIGDGKIFVLDVDQAVRVRTGEMNEDAL; from the coding sequence GTGAAACAGATCATTGCAACGATCAAGCCATTCAAGCTCGACGAGGTGCGCGAAGCGCTGACCGAGATCGGGCTGCGCGGAATGATGGTCACGGAAATCAAGGGCTTCGGCTCGCAATCCGGCCATACCGAGATCTATCGCGGCGCGGAATACCAGGTGAATTTCGTCCCCAAGATCAAGCTGGAACTGGTGGTGCCGGACGACCAGGCCGAAGAGATGGTCGAAACCATCGCGCGCAGCGCCCAGACCGGCAAGATCGGCGACGGTAAGATTTTCGTGCTGGATGTGGATCAGGCCGTGCGGGTGCGCACCGGCGAAATGAACGAGGACGCGCTGTGA
- a CDS encoding transglycosylase domain-containing protein gives MTDRKRRNPPLVADRRYGPGKKTAAKSARKSTGSRSKPAGTRKSAGRGARKRSNARKGGGGIFGWVGRLIRSVIGWILRLIWVVTSRVTIVMVLLVALGVGYIYTTLPEPETLLDQRARGSVTMLDRNGEVFAWRGDQFGGVVTTETVSPHLKNAIIATEDKRFYRHFGVSPRGVASAVRINLREGRGPLSGHGGSTITQQTAKILCLGDPYDPASGKTEAEFEADCRRTTLWRKIKEAIFAMAMEVKYSKDEILTIYMNRAFLGAGARGFEAASQRYFDKSSAQLNASEAAMLAGLLVAPTRFAPTNNLTRAQNRASLIIGLMEDQGYLSAEQARQARANPARLSQAAAERAGGYFADWVMEKTPDYFARNTTEDVVIRTTLDRRLQAAAEEAMKFVFQEKVSDESKAQAAIVVMSADGAVRAIVGGRETRVSGVFNRATQARRQTGSAFKPFVYATALELGYSPLDTVVDEPFCMNIAGSGRWCPENYSHRYSGRVTLTDALKRSLNIPAVKISESAGRESVRQVASDFGIESDLAAGPALALGASEATLIEMTGAYAGILNGGSAVTPYGLTELTLLGDDAPLMGATGGIGERVIRQKAAQQLVWMLEKVISEGTGTRARLNGWQAAGKTGTSQEARDAWFIGFTSQYVAGVWMGYDDNTPLKGVTGSGLPAEIWHETMVRVHDGLTPTPLPLMEPQGPTRTREPGGAGNANNRRSGGGLGQVVDNVLRDIFGGGGGNRGGNTPRQAGDR, from the coding sequence ATGACGGACAGGAAACGGCGAAACCCGCCGCTGGTCGCGGACCGGCGCTATGGCCCGGGCAAGAAAACCGCGGCCAAATCAGCGCGCAAATCCACCGGGTCCCGGTCGAAACCGGCCGGCACCCGCAAAAGCGCCGGGCGCGGCGCGCGGAAACGGTCGAACGCCCGCAAGGGCGGCGGCGGTATCTTCGGCTGGGTCGGGCGGCTGATCCGCTCGGTGATCGGCTGGATCCTGCGGCTGATCTGGGTGGTCACGTCGCGGGTGACCATCGTGATGGTGCTGCTGGTGGCGCTGGGGGTCGGCTATATCTATACGACCCTGCCGGAACCGGAGACCCTGCTGGACCAGCGCGCGCGCGGGTCCGTCACGATGCTCGACCGCAACGGCGAGGTGTTCGCGTGGCGCGGCGACCAGTTCGGCGGGGTGGTCACCACCGAAACCGTGTCGCCACATCTCAAGAACGCGATTATCGCCACCGAGGACAAGCGATTCTACCGGCATTTCGGTGTCAGCCCGCGCGGCGTCGCCAGCGCGGTGCGCATCAATCTGCGCGAGGGGCGCGGCCCGCTCTCGGGTCATGGCGGATCGACGATCACCCAGCAGACGGCAAAGATACTGTGCCTGGGCGACCCCTACGATCCCGCCTCGGGCAAGACCGAGGCCGAATTCGAGGCCGATTGCCGCCGCACCACGCTCTGGCGCAAGATCAAGGAAGCGATCTTTGCGATGGCGATGGAGGTGAAATACTCCAAGGACGAGATCCTGACCATCTACATGAACCGCGCCTTCCTCGGCGCCGGGGCGCGTGGCTTCGAGGCGGCGAGCCAGCGGTATTTCGACAAGTCCTCGGCGCAGCTCAACGCCTCCGAGGCGGCGATGCTGGCCGGTCTGCTGGTGGCGCCGACACGGTTTGCCCCCACCAACAACCTGACCCGCGCGCAGAACCGGGCCAGCCTCATCATCGGCCTGATGGAGGACCAGGGCTATCTGAGCGCGGAGCAGGCCCGGCAGGCGCGGGCGAACCCCGCCCGGCTGTCACAGGCCGCGGCCGAGCGGGCAGGCGGCTATTTCGCCGACTGGGTGATGGAAAAGACACCGGACTACTTCGCCCGCAACACCACCGAGGACGTGGTGATCCGCACCACGCTGGACCGCCGGCTGCAGGCCGCCGCCGAAGAGGCGATGAAGTTCGTGTTCCAGGAAAAGGTCAGCGACGAATCCAAGGCGCAGGCCGCGATCGTGGTGATGTCCGCCGACGGGGCGGTGCGCGCGATCGTGGGGGGGCGTGAAACACGGGTGTCGGGGGTTTTCAACCGCGCCACCCAGGCCCGGCGGCAGACGGGATCGGCGTTCAAGCCCTTCGTCTACGCAACCGCGCTGGAACTGGGCTATTCGCCTCTCGACACGGTGGTGGATGAACCGTTCTGCATGAATATCGCCGGCTCCGGCCGCTGGTGTCCCGAGAATTACAGCCACCGCTATTCCGGCCGGGTGACGCTGACGGATGCGCTGAAACGGTCGCTGAACATCCCGGCGGTCAAGATCTCGGAAAGCGCCGGCCGCGAATCGGTGCGGCAGGTGGCCAGCGATTTCGGCATCGAAAGCGACCTCGCCGCCGGACCGGCGCTGGCGCTGGGGGCGTCCGAGGCGACGCTGATCGAGATGACGGGCGCCTATGCGGGTATCCTCAACGGTGGTTCGGCGGTCACGCCCTACGGGCTGACCGAACTGACGCTGCTGGGCGACGACGCGCCCCTGATGGGGGCCACGGGCGGCATCGGCGAACGGGTGATCCGTCAGAAAGCGGCGCAACAGCTGGTCTGGATGCTGGAAAAGGTGATCTCCGAGGGCACCGGAACGCGGGCGCGGCTGAACGGCTGGCAGGCGGCGGGCAAGACCGGCACCTCGCAGGAGGCGCGCGACGCCTGGTTCATCGGCTTTACCTCGCAATATGTGGCCGGCGTGTGGATGGGTTATGACGACAACACGCCGCTGAAAGGGGTGACCGGCAGCGGCCTGCCCGCCGAGATCTGGCACGAGACGATGGTGCGCGTGCATGACGGGCTGACGCCGACGCCGCTGCCGCTGATGGAGCCGCAGGGACCGACCCGGACCCGCGAACCGGGCGGCGCGGGCAACGCGAACAACCGGCGCAGCGGCGGCGGGCTGGGTCAGGTCGTCGACAATGTCCTGCGCGATATCTTTGGCGGCGGCGGTGGCAACCGCGGCGGCAACACGCCCCGTCAGGCCGGCGACCGCTGA
- a CDS encoding MlaC/ttg2D family ABC transporter substrate-binding protein encodes MLNKSLPRRSFLTSAAAASALATLPAPLLALTEAGARSLVDSLVGDINKVIASGKSESAMIKDFEKIFVRYADVPIMARYALGPDGRRASKAQMRSFTKAFQSYVARKYGRQFREFIGGRVEVKGTRKIKAGYEIRATAHLKGEAPFNVTFLVSDKSGRERFFNMFVEGVNLLLTERTEIGAMLDRRKGNIDQLIADLQKAG; translated from the coding sequence ATGCTGAATAAGTCCCTGCCCCGCCGCTCCTTCCTGACCTCGGCCGCCGCCGCTTCGGCGCTCGCGACGCTGCCGGCACCGCTGCTGGCCCTGACCGAGGCCGGCGCCCGTTCCCTGGTCGATTCGCTGGTTGGCGATATCAACAAGGTCATTGCCTCGGGAAAATCCGAATCGGCGATGATCAAGGATTTCGAGAAGATCTTTGTCCGCTACGCCGATGTGCCGATCATGGCGCGTTACGCATTGGGGCCCGATGGCCGCCGCGCCAGCAAGGCCCAGATGCGGTCCTTTACCAAGGCATTCCAGTCCTATGTCGCCCGCAAATACGGGCGCCAGTTCCGGGAATTCATCGGCGGCCGCGTCGAGGTGAAGGGCACGCGCAAGATCAAGGCCGGGTATGAAATCCGCGCCACCGCGCATCTGAAGGGCGAAGCGCCGTTCAACGTGACCTTCCTCGTGTCGGACAAATCGGGCCGCGAACGGTTCTTCAACATGTTCGTCGAGGGCGTGAACCTGCTGCTGACCGAACGCACCGAAATCGGTGCCATGCTCGACCGGCGCAAGGGCAATATCGACCAGTTGATTGCCGACCTGCAAAAGGCCGGCTGA
- a CDS encoding MlaA family lipoprotein, translated as MNVNDCAAKAGIVIALSALLSGCATPTPEQVASGEPFDPYEKNNRAVHRFNVAVDRIFFRPAAKGYTNLIPDPIEDSFNYFSENLSKPGDTANFIAQGNFREAGISLARFLVNTTIGFAGLADPATEFGIPEAETDFGETLHVWGAPAGAYVELPGFGPSTQRDAIGLVADFFTNPLTFALQNPAENIGVYSNVVERLSDRGRYSDTVDAILYESADSYAVARVIYLENRRYELEGNDGDSYVDPYADTSGGGASDPYADIYEDPYAE; from the coding sequence ATGAACGTTAATGATTGCGCCGCCAAGGCCGGAATTGTCATAGCCCTGAGCGCGCTGCTGTCCGGTTGCGCAACCCCCACGCCCGAACAGGTGGCCAGCGGCGAGCCCTTCGACCCCTACGAAAAGAACAACCGCGCGGTTCACCGGTTCAACGTGGCGGTGGACAGGATCTTCTTTCGCCCGGCAGCCAAGGGCTATACCAACCTGATACCGGACCCGATCGAGGACAGTTTCAACTATTTCTCGGAAAACCTCTCGAAGCCGGGCGATACCGCCAACTTCATCGCCCAGGGCAATTTCCGCGAAGCGGGCATCTCACTGGCGCGGTTCCTGGTGAACACCACGATCGGCTTTGCCGGCCTGGCCGATCCGGCCACAGAATTCGGCATACCCGAGGCCGAGACGGATTTCGGCGAAACCCTGCATGTCTGGGGCGCACCGGCGGGCGCCTATGTCGAACTGCCCGGCTTCGGTCCGTCGACCCAGCGCGACGCGATCGGCCTCGTTGCCGATTTCTTTACCAACCCGCTCACCTTCGCGCTGCAGAACCCGGCCGAGAATATCGGCGTCTATTCGAACGTGGTGGAACGGCTGTCGGATCGTGGCCGGTATTCGGACACGGTCGACGCGATATTGTATGAAAGCGCCGACAGCTATGCCGTTGCCCGGGTGATCTACCTTGAAAACCGGCGCTACGAACTGGAAGGCAATGACGGGGATTCCTATGTAGACCCGTATGCCGATACATCCGGGGGCGGCGCGTCCGACCCCTATGCCGATATCTACGAGGACCCATATGCTGAATAA
- a CDS encoding type I secretion system permease/ATPase — protein MRRKSGREELRDARRQSRGLYWFVAVFSFFVNLLMLTGPLYMLQVYDRVLGSRSEETLVALSLLVAFLYGNMALLDFARGRIMARAGARFQSRLDRRVFEAMIRRSSVSNDPVAQTGLSDLESVQRLIASPVMMSAFDIPWTPVFLFGIMLFHPWLGILAVVGGAILIVITVLNQVFSRRPVIEANTASHRANLMSEGIRTESEMIRSMGMQGAAFRRWQVAREHSLQRGVAAGDVSGRFSSTTKALRLFLQSAMLGLGAYLVLQNEVTPGAMIAASILLGRALAPIEMAIGQWALVQRATKGWSNLAELLDAVPPERERTPLPRPKANLRTQALTIVPPGEKRASLKNVSFVVEPGQAIGVIGPSGSGKTTLARALTGVWYPAGGEVRLDGAALDQYDPDALGRYIGYLPQRVQLFDGTIAENIARLDLQPDPDKVVAAARMAAAHDMIVELPHGYDTPVSATSGRLSGGQIQRIGLARAMYDEPVILILDEPNSNLDNEGSLALNKAIRMMKETGRSVLIMAHRPAAIQECDMLLVLDHGIRAAFGPKDEVLRKLVVNHEEIQKTKSMGGVR, from the coding sequence ATGAGACGAAAAAGCGGCCGCGAGGAATTGCGCGACGCGCGGCGACAGAGCCGCGGCCTCTACTGGTTCGTTGCTGTTTTCAGCTTTTTCGTCAACCTGTTGATGTTGACCGGGCCGCTCTACATGCTGCAGGTCTATGACCGGGTGCTGGGCAGCCGGTCCGAGGAAACGCTGGTGGCGCTGTCGCTGTTGGTGGCGTTTCTCTACGGCAACATGGCGCTGCTGGATTTCGCGCGGGGCCGGATCATGGCGCGCGCCGGGGCGCGATTCCAGTCGCGGCTCGACCGGCGCGTGTTCGAAGCGATGATCCGCCGGTCCTCGGTGTCGAACGATCCGGTGGCGCAGACCGGGCTGTCCGACCTGGAATCGGTGCAGCGGCTGATCGCGTCGCCGGTGATGATGTCGGCTTTCGACATTCCCTGGACCCCGGTTTTCCTGTTCGGGATCATGCTGTTCCACCCCTGGCTGGGTATCCTGGCGGTGGTCGGCGGGGCGATACTGATCGTGATCACCGTGCTCAACCAGGTGTTTTCGCGCCGGCCGGTGATCGAGGCCAACACCGCGAGCCACCGGGCCAACCTGATGTCCGAGGGCATCCGCACCGAAAGCGAAATGATCCGGTCGATGGGGATGCAGGGCGCTGCGTTCCGCCGCTGGCAGGTGGCCCGGGAACATTCCCTGCAACGCGGCGTTGCGGCCGGCGATGTCAGCGGCAGGTTTTCATCGACCACCAAGGCGCTGCGCCTGTTCCTGCAATCGGCGATGCTGGGGCTGGGCGCCTACCTGGTGCTGCAGAACGAGGTGACGCCGGGCGCGATGATCGCCGCATCGATCCTGCTCGGCCGGGCGCTGGCGCCGATCGAAATGGCGATCGGTCAATGGGCGCTCGTGCAGCGCGCGACGAAAGGCTGGTCGAACCTGGCGGAACTGCTCGATGCGGTGCCGCCTGAACGCGAGCGCACGCCGCTGCCACGCCCCAAGGCCAACCTGCGGACACAGGCGCTGACCATCGTGCCGCCGGGCGAGAAACGCGCCTCGCTCAAGAACGTGTCCTTCGTGGTCGAGCCGGGGCAGGCAATCGGTGTGATCGGACCGTCAGGCTCCGGCAAGACGACGCTGGCGCGTGCGCTCACCGGCGTCTGGTATCCCGCCGGTGGCGAGGTGCGGCTGGACGGGGCCGCGCTGGACCAGTATGACCCCGACGCGCTGGGCCGCTATATCGGCTACCTGCCGCAACGGGTGCAGCTGTTCGACGGGACGATTGCCGAGAACATCGCCCGCCTCGACCTGCAGCCCGATCCGGACAAGGTTGTCGCGGCCGCCCGGATGGCCGCCGCCCATGACATGATCGTGGAACTGCCGCATGGCTACGATACGCCGGTCTCGGCCACCAGCGGGCGGCTGTCGGGCGGTCAGATCCAGCGAATCGGGCTGGCCCGCGCCATGTATGACGAGCCGGTGATCCTGATCCTGGACGAACCGAACTCGAATCTCGACAACGAGGGGTCGCTGGCGCTGAACAAGGCGATCCGCATGATGAAGGAAACCGGGCGTTCGGTGCTGATCATGGCGCACCGGCCCGCCGCGATACAGGAATGCGACATGCTGCTGGTGCTCGATCACGGTATCCGCGCCGCCTTCGGGCCCAAGGACGAGGTGCTGCGCAAGCTGGTGGTCAATCACGAGGAAATCCAGAAGACCAAGAGCATGGGGGGCGTGCGATGA
- a CDS encoding HlyD family type I secretion periplasmic adaptor subunit, protein MSAGEWSARRPVLIGLAALLVLLGGFGSWAAMTRLSGAIIASGRIEVDRNRQVVQHLDGGVVDEILVQEGDSVELGQVMIRLDDKLLLSQYNIAEGQLFEVLARRGRLEAERDGTDIIAYAPEIVEAAGSRSDIADLLAGQERLFRARNESTERESEQLDKRRAQIRDQIVGIKAQQKSLNTQLDLIQEELDNQESLLKKGLAQAATVLNLQRTAADLDGTLGELTAAQAQAEGRITEIEIEMLKLGTTRREEAITELRDLQYRELELAEQRRSLREQLDRLDITAPVSGIVYGLQVHTPRSVIRAAEPVLYLVPQDRPLVIAARVEPIHIDQIYVGQAVSLRFSALDQRQTPELSGTVRQVSADAFDDDATQASFYRAEIMLDEDQQARLPDGTVLIPGMPVETFIRTRDRTPLAYLVKPLSDYFVKAFRES, encoded by the coding sequence ATGAGCGCCGGGGAATGGTCCGCCCGCCGGCCGGTCCTGATCGGGCTGGCGGCGCTTCTGGTGCTGCTCGGGGGCTTTGGCAGCTGGGCGGCCATGACCCGGCTTTCGGGCGCCATCATCGCGTCGGGCCGGATCGAGGTGGACCGCAACCGGCAAGTGGTCCAGCATCTCGACGGCGGCGTGGTCGATGAAATCCTCGTTCAGGAAGGGGACAGTGTCGAACTGGGTCAGGTCATGATCCGGCTCGATGACAAGCTGCTGCTGTCGCAATACAATATCGCCGAGGGGCAGTTGTTCGAGGTGCTGGCGCGCCGGGGCCGGCTGGAGGCCGAGCGCGACGGGACCGACATCATCGCCTATGCTCCCGAGATCGTCGAGGCGGCCGGGTCGCGCAGCGACATCGCCGACCTGCTGGCCGGCCAGGAACGCCTGTTCCGCGCCCGCAACGAATCGACCGAGCGCGAATCCGAGCAGCTCGACAAGCGCCGGGCACAGATCCGCGACCAGATCGTCGGCATCAAGGCGCAGCAGAAATCGCTGAACACGCAGCTCGACCTGATTCAGGAAGAATTGGACAATCAGGAATCGCTGCTCAAGAAAGGTCTCGCGCAGGCGGCAACGGTGCTGAACCTGCAACGCACCGCCGCCGATCTGGATGGCACGCTGGGCGAACTGACCGCCGCGCAGGCCCAGGCCGAAGGGCGCATCACCGAGATCGAGATCGAGATGCTCAAGCTGGGGACCACCCGGCGCGAAGAGGCGATCACCGAGCTGCGCGACCTGCAATATCGCGAACTGGAACTGGCCGAACAACGGCGGTCGCTGCGCGAACAGCTCGACCGGCTGGACATCACCGCGCCGGTTTCGGGGATCGTCTATGGCCTGCAGGTGCACACCCCCCGGTCGGTGATCCGCGCCGCCGAGCCGGTGCTCTACCTCGTGCCGCAGGACCGCCCGCTGGTCATCGCCGCGCGGGTCGAGCCGATCCATATCGATCAGATCTATGTCGGGCAGGCGGTTTCGCTGCGGTTCTCGGCGCTGGACCAGCGGCAGACGCCCGAACTGTCGGGGACCGTGCGCCAGGTTTCGGCGGATGCCTTCGACGACGATGCCACCCAGGCGTCGTTCTACCGGGCAGAGATCATGCTGGACGAGGACCAGCAGGCCCGGCTGCCCGATGGCACCGTCCTGATCCCCGGCATGCCGGTCGAGACCTTTATCCGGACCCGGGACCGGACGCCGCTGGCCTATCTGGTCAAGCCGCTGTCGGATTACTTCGTCAAGGCGTTCCGGGAATCCTGA
- a CDS encoding RidA family protein: protein MTIEEKLAELGIILPDAPAPAANYVPYVQSGNLVYVSGQISTDDAGSLITGKLGDGLETSEGAAAAKRCAINLLAQVRAACGGDLNRLERVVKLTGFVNSTADFIEQPQVINGASDFLVEVLGNAGRHARSAVSAAALPLGVAVEIEGIFQIR, encoded by the coding sequence ATGACGATCGAAGAAAAGCTGGCCGAACTGGGGATCATCCTGCCGGACGCGCCGGCGCCGGCGGCGAACTATGTGCCCTATGTGCAAAGCGGCAATCTGGTCTATGTGTCCGGCCAGATCTCCACGGACGATGCGGGATCACTGATTACCGGCAAGCTGGGCGACGGTTTGGAGACCAGCGAGGGGGCCGCAGCCGCGAAACGCTGTGCGATCAACCTGCTGGCGCAGGTCCGCGCCGCCTGCGGCGGCGACCTGAACCGGCTTGAACGCGTGGTCAAGCTGACCGGATTCGTCAATTCCACCGCCGATTTCATCGAGCAGCCGCAGGTGATCAACGGCGCCTCGGATTTCCTTGTCGAGGTGCTGGGCAATGCGGGCCGTCACGCGCGCTCCGCCGTATCAGCAGCCGCGCTGCCGCTGGGCGTCGCGGTCGAGATCGAGGGGATCTTCCAGATCCGATGA
- a CDS encoding glycerophosphodiester phosphodiesterase family protein: protein MTVPPLPQDFLRLPVAHRALHDTAQGRPENSRAAIRAAIEAGYAIEIDLQPSADGVPLVFHDYDLSRLTEARGPVRDLTAAEAGRVPLGHGDGEGIPTLAEVLDLVAGRVPLLVEIKDQDGALGPDVGPLEAATAAALAGYAGPVAVMSFNPHSVAEMARLAPDLPRGLVTDRFEAADWPVPADRRAALREIPDFDRVGAAFISHQAKDLGRGRVQDLRRAGVPVLCWTIRSPQAEADARRLADNVTFERYLAALPA, encoded by the coding sequence ATGACCGTGCCGCCGCTACCACAGGATTTCCTGCGCCTGCCCGTCGCCCACCGCGCGCTGCATGACACCGCGCAGGGACGGCCCGAAAACAGCCGCGCGGCGATTCGCGCGGCAATCGAGGCCGGCTATGCCATCGAGATCGACCTGCAGCCGAGCGCGGACGGGGTGCCGCTGGTCTTCCACGACTACGACCTGTCGCGGCTGACCGAGGCCCGCGGTCCGGTGCGCGACCTGACCGCGGCCGAGGCCGGGCGCGTGCCACTCGGGCATGGCGATGGCGAAGGCATCCCGACGCTGGCCGAGGTGCTCGACCTGGTTGCGGGCCGGGTGCCGCTGCTGGTCGAGATCAAGGACCAGGACGGCGCGCTGGGGCCTGACGTGGGGCCGCTCGAGGCCGCCACGGCGGCGGCGCTCGCCGGTTACGCGGGGCCGGTGGCGGTGATGTCGTTCAATCCGCATTCCGTGGCCGAGATGGCCCGGCTGGCCCCGGATCTGCCGCGCGGGCTGGTCACCGACCGGTTCGAGGCCGCCGACTGGCCGGTTCCGGCGGACCGGCGCGCGGCGCTGCGCGAGATCCCGGATTTCGACCGGGTCGGCGCCGCCTTCATCAGCCACCAGGCCAAGGATCTCGGTCGCGGCCGGGTGCAGGACCTGCGTCGCGCCGGTGTGCCGGTGCTGTGCTGGACCATCCGGTCGCCGCAGGCCGAGGCAGACGCGCGCCGTCTTGCCGACAATGTGACCTTCGAACGCTATCTGGCGGCCTTGCCCGCTTGA
- a CDS encoding GNAT family N-acetyltransferase — translation MDQAQIEITVLASLSQIAAGDWDACACPETADGGRPRDPFTTHRFLKALEESGSVGPGTGWQPQYLVARLDGMVIACAPLYAKGHSQGEYIFDHSWAHAYERAGGDYYPKLQMAVPFTPATGRRLLVRPGYDGIGQSALVQGAVQLAADNGLSSLHITFCTPDEAEAGERMGLLKRTSQQFHWLNRGFADFGDFLAALSSRKRKAIRKERSRANGFGGTIHMLSGDDIRPEHWDAFWVFYQDTGSRKWGSPYLTRAFFDAAQAHLRDDLLLVMAERGGRWVAGALNVIGRETLFGRYWGCVETHPCLHFEMCYYRAIEFAIAHGFARVEAGAQGEHKLARGYLPTQICSLHWVADPGFARAIAQYLEAEADAVGDEIEALTEYGPFRKVPVEERE, via the coding sequence ATGGATCAGGCGCAGATCGAAATCACGGTTCTTGCCTCGCTGTCGCAGATCGCCGCCGGCGACTGGGATGCCTGCGCCTGCCCGGAAACCGCCGACGGGGGCCGCCCCCGCGACCCGTTCACCACGCACCGGTTCCTCAAGGCGCTGGAGGAGAGCGGGTCGGTCGGACCCGGCACCGGCTGGCAGCCGCAATACCTGGTCGCGCGGCTCGATGGCATGGTGATCGCCTGCGCGCCGCTCTATGCCAAGGGCCACAGCCAGGGCGAATACATCTTCGACCATTCCTGGGCCCATGCCTATGAACGCGCGGGCGGCGATTATTACCCCAAGCTGCAGATGGCGGTGCCGTTCACCCCGGCGACCGGGCGGCGGTTGCTGGTGCGGCCGGGCTATGACGGGATCGGCCAGTCCGCGCTGGTCCAGGGCGCGGTGCAGCTTGCCGCCGATAACGGCCTGTCGTCGCTGCACATCACCTTCTGCACCCCGGACGAGGCCGAGGCGGGCGAAAGGATGGGCCTGCTGAAACGCACCAGCCAGCAGTTTCACTGGCTCAACCGGGGCTTTGCGGATTTCGGTGATTTCCTCGCGGCGCTGAGTTCCCGCAAACGCAAGGCCATCCGCAAGGAACGCAGCCGCGCCAACGGCTTTGGCGGCACCATCCACATGCTGAGCGGAGACGACATCCGCCCCGAACACTGGGATGCGTTCTGGGTCTTTTACCAGGATACCGGATCCCGGAAATGGGGCTCGCCCTATCTCACGCGGGCGTTCTTTGACGCGGCGCAGGCGCATCTGCGCGACGATCTGCTGCTGGTGATGGCCGAACGCGGCGGGCGCTGGGTCGCGGGCGCCCTGAACGTGATCGGGCGCGAAACCCTGTTCGGCCGCTACTGGGGCTGCGTCGAAACACATCCCTGCCTGCATTTCGAGATGTGTTACTATCGCGCCATCGAGTTTGCGATCGCGCATGGATTCGCCCGGGTCGAGGCCGGTGCGCAGGGTGAACACAAGCTGGCCCGCGGCTACCTGCCGACGCAGATCTGCAGTCTGCACTGGGTGGCGGATCCGGGGTTCGCCCGGGCCATCGCGCAGTATCTCGAGGCCGAGGCGGATGCCGTGGGCGACGAGATCGAGGCGCTGACCGAATACGGCCCCTTCCGCAAGGTGCCGGTGGAGGAACGGGAATGA
- a CDS encoding 4a-hydroxytetrahydrobiopterin dehydratase yields the protein MSERLSEETRALLLAPLIENGWHPVEGRDAIAKTYEFATFVDAFGWMTRVALWAEKWNHHPDWRNVYNRVEVELTTHDVGGLTARDAKLARKMDTLAG from the coding sequence ATGAGCGAACGTCTGTCCGAAGAAACCCGGGCGCTGCTGCTGGCGCCGCTGATCGAGAATGGCTGGCACCCGGTCGAGGGGCGCGATGCGATTGCCAAGACCTATGAATTCGCGACCTTTGTCGATGCGTTCGGATGGATGACGCGGGTCGCGCTCTGGGCCGAGAAATGGAACCACCATCCCGATTGGCGCAATGTCTACAACCGGGTCGAGGTAGAACTGACCACCCATGACGTTGGCGGATTGACCGCGCGGGATGCCAAGCTCGCCCGCAAGATGGATACGCTCGCGGGCTGA
- a CDS encoding peroxiredoxin: protein MSISTGDKLPDATLLQMGPDGPEPVALADRLAGRKVVIFAVPGAYTPTCHSAHVPSFVRTFSGFADKGVDEIVCVSVNDPFVMGAWGDATGATAAGITMLADPSSAFTTAIGMNFDAPPAGLNARSKRYAMLVEDGTVSLLQAEENPGVCEVSAGEALLASM from the coding sequence ATGAGCATTTCGACCGGAGACAAGCTGCCCGACGCAACGCTGCTTCAGATGGGCCCGGACGGTCCCGAACCGGTGGCGCTCGCCGACCGGCTGGCAGGCCGCAAGGTGGTGATCTTTGCCGTGCCCGGCGCCTATACCCCGACCTGCCATTCGGCCCATGTGCCCAGCTTCGTGCGCACCTTTTCCGGGTTCGCCGACAAGGGCGTGGACGAGATCGTCTGCGTGTCGGTCAACGATCCCTTCGTGATGGGCGCCTGGGGCGACGCGACCGGCGCCACGGCCGCGGGCATCACCATGCTGGCGGACCCGTCGAGCGCCTTCACCACCGCCATCGGCATGAATTTCGACGCGCCGCCCGCCGGTCTGAACGCCCGGTCGAAACGCTATGCGATGCTTGTCGAGGACGGCACCGTGTCGCTGCTGCAGGCCGAGGAAAACCCCGGCGTCTGCGAAGTGTCGGCCGGCGAGGCGCTGCTCGCGTCGATGTAG